In Cyanobacteria bacterium GSL.Bin1, the following are encoded in one genomic region:
- a CDS encoding DnaJ domain-containing protein, with protein sequence MLHSDHYQVLGVTPDASQKEIKQAYRRLAKQYHPDRSGEQKSHDKIIAINAAYEVLSNPTLRASYDRAFSQKRSERNTQAQQQYHNHRQKKRHSNDHTDYWLKYVYHPIIQQVEQITAPLEAQIDHLAGDPFDDELLDIFQTYLESCRGLVQNAKQALSSQPNRVNLAGTAANLYYCLNQLDDGIEELAYFPFNFDEHHLHTGKELFRIATGLQEEAQIRVNHHFSKI encoded by the coding sequence ATGCTTCATTCCGACCACTACCAAGTCCTTGGCGTAACTCCTGATGCTAGTCAAAAAGAGATTAAACAAGCCTATCGGCGCCTAGCTAAACAGTATCATCCTGATCGCAGCGGAGAGCAGAAGAGTCACGACAAAATCATCGCAATTAATGCTGCCTACGAAGTTCTCAGTAACCCCACCTTGAGAGCTTCTTACGATCGCGCGTTTTCTCAGAAGCGATCCGAACGCAATACCCAAGCCCAACAACAATATCACAACCATCGACAGAAAAAACGCCACAGTAATGATCACACCGATTACTGGTTAAAGTACGTTTATCATCCCATCATCCAACAAGTTGAACAAATCACTGCTCCTCTGGAGGCACAAATCGACCACCTAGCAGGGGATCCCTTTGATGATGAACTGCTAGACATTTTTCAAACTTATCTTGAATCCTGTCGGGGATTAGTTCAAAACGCCAAACAAGCCCTCAGTTCCCAACCCAACCGTGTTAATCTCGCCGGAACAGCTGCTAATCTCTATTATTGTTTGAATCAACTCGATGATGGCATTGAAGAATTAGCGTATTTCCCCTTTAATTTTGATGAACACCATCTCCACACTGGAAAAGAGTTATTTCGGATTGCCACGGGATTACAGGAAGAAGCTCAAATTAGAGTCAATCATCATTTTTCTAAAATCTGA
- a CDS encoding Apocarotenoid-15,15'-oxygenase, whose amino-acid sequence MTSLVSKHSPEKEHPYSKQEWRQGYQSQRQEASYWLETLSGSVPKELNGTLFRNGPGLLDINGIPVQHPFDGDGMVCQFSFQEGNVHFQNRFVRTQGFVEEQAAGTILYRNVFGTQKPGGWLNNAFDFKQKNIANTNIIYWGGKLLALWEGGLPHRLDPKTLETRGVDQLDGVLGEGEAFAAHPWLEPQSVINNDQPCLINFYIEPGLSTTIHTYEFDLNFQLLRKQSTSVPGFAFIHDFAITPHYYIFFQNPVEFNPIPFVLGFRGAGECIKFKPEKNSQIWIIPRDPNRGEIVKKLEVNAGFIFHHANAFEVNNNQLCMDSICYADFPEVDPESDFRDVDFEALYPGQLWRFTLNLDIATVEKDLIEPRCCEFPYAHPNKVGQPYRYLFMGTAHQPRGNAPLQAILKYDWETQERLVWSAAPHGFVSEPIFVPKPGSHDEDEGWVLTLVYNAQNHASELVILDGQTLEPVARLGLQQHIPYGLHGSWTPQCF is encoded by the coding sequence ATGACTTCCCTGGTCAGTAAACACAGTCCGGAAAAAGAACACCCTTACTCGAAGCAAGAATGGCGTCAAGGCTATCAGTCGCAACGACAGGAAGCAAGTTATTGGCTAGAAACGCTATCTGGAAGTGTTCCCAAAGAATTAAACGGCACTTTATTTCGCAATGGACCCGGCTTACTCGACATCAACGGCATTCCGGTTCAACATCCCTTTGATGGGGATGGCATGGTTTGTCAATTTTCGTTTCAGGAGGGAAACGTTCATTTCCAAAACCGCTTTGTGCGGACACAAGGTTTTGTGGAAGAACAAGCAGCAGGAACCATTCTTTATCGCAACGTCTTTGGTACGCAAAAACCCGGCGGTTGGCTCAATAATGCCTTTGACTTTAAACAAAAAAATATTGCCAATACCAATATTATTTATTGGGGAGGTAAATTACTGGCTCTATGGGAAGGCGGACTCCCTCATCGTCTCGATCCCAAAACCTTAGAAACAAGAGGTGTTGATCAATTAGATGGTGTTTTAGGAGAGGGAGAAGCTTTTGCTGCCCATCCTTGGCTGGAACCCCAATCTGTTATTAATAACGATCAGCCTTGTTTAATTAATTTTTATATCGAACCCGGTTTATCAACCACTATTCATACGTATGAATTCGACCTCAACTTTCAGCTTTTAAGGAAACAAAGTACCAGTGTTCCTGGCTTTGCCTTTATTCACGATTTTGCGATTACTCCTCACTACTATATTTTCTTCCAAAATCCAGTTGAATTTAATCCCATTCCTTTTGTGTTAGGCTTTCGAGGCGCAGGAGAATGTATTAAGTTTAAACCCGAAAAAAATAGTCAGATTTGGATTATTCCTCGGGATCCAAATCGGGGTGAAATAGTTAAAAAATTAGAAGTTAATGCTGGATTTATATTCCATCATGCTAATGCCTTTGAAGTAAATAATAATCAGCTTTGTATGGACTCAATTTGCTATGCTGATTTCCCAGAAGTTGACCCTGAATCTGATTTTCGAGATGTTGATTTTGAAGCCCTTTATCCGGGTCAACTTTGGCGCTTTACGCTGAATTTAGATATAGCGACAGTAGAAAAAGACTTAATCGAACCTCGTTGCTGTGAATTTCCCTATGCCCATCCCAACAAAGTGGGACAACCCTATCGATATTTATTCATGGGAACCGCCCATCAACCCCGAGGAAATGCCCCTTTGCAAGCAATTCTGAAATATGATTGGGAAACGCAAGAACGCCTTGTTTGGAGTGCAGCCCCTCACGGCTTCGTCAGTGAACCCATTTTTGTACCTAAACCAGGTAGTCATGATGAAGATGAGGGCTGGGTTTTAACGCTTGTTTATAATGCTCAAAACCATGCTTCAGAATTAGTCATTTTGGATGGTCAAACTTTAGAACCGGTAGCCCGTTTAGGATTGCAGCAGCACATTCCCTACGGACTGCATGGGAGTTGGACGCCACAGTGTTTTTAA
- a CDS encoding MFS transporter has product MSEFNCNSLPVKAVLLGASPIVILPSSAISPALPAIQDYFAEVNNSEYWVRLVLTMPALSIIIGGLLAGQLIDRVGRKTLLITAMILASISGVMGYGLDSLTLLILTRIALGFAVAGAITSVTTLIADYYEPKTRSTLMGLQSTCIATVGVVVLSLSGVLADISWRAPFLIYLSPLILVPFMILWLREPIHEVEAEAASVFSWSQLPLLTIGIIYGVELLHMFLFYLTPVQLPFYLRSSFDASASLSGVAIATMTFCQAGSSLGYGWLKARLTFVNILAIAFAFGCIGHIIVAVAPSIKFIVLGLAVSGLGFGLLFPNCKVWVTQTVAPKIRGRALGGLTTAFYIGEFLSPFASQTAVKWVGASGTYALASGILGVVAVLALASSTKTALMPSQESFSRHS; this is encoded by the coding sequence ATGTCTGAGTTTAATTGCAACTCCCTGCCAGTGAAGGCGGTTCTCTTGGGAGCCAGCCCAATTGTTATCTTACCGAGTTCAGCCATTTCTCCTGCTTTACCGGCAATCCAGGATTATTTTGCTGAAGTGAACAATTCTGAATATTGGGTCCGGTTGGTTTTAACCATGCCTGCCCTCTCAATTATTATTGGCGGCTTACTCGCCGGTCAACTGATTGACCGTGTGGGGCGCAAAACCTTGCTGATCACTGCGATGATTTTAGCTAGTATTTCAGGCGTGATGGGTTATGGCTTAGATAGCCTCACCTTGCTTATTCTCACCCGCATTGCCCTTGGTTTTGCTGTTGCTGGCGCCATTACCAGCGTGACAACGCTCATCGCAGATTATTACGAACCCAAGACCCGCTCGACTTTAATGGGGCTACAATCCACTTGTATTGCCACAGTGGGAGTAGTGGTGCTCTCTTTAAGTGGGGTCTTGGCTGATATTAGTTGGCGCGCACCGTTTCTGATTTATTTGTCGCCGTTGATCCTCGTTCCCTTTATGATTTTGTGGTTGCGGGAACCGATTCATGAGGTAGAGGCAGAAGCTGCATCTGTCTTTTCTTGGTCGCAATTGCCCTTACTGACCATTGGCATCATTTATGGAGTGGAACTCCTGCATATGTTCCTGTTTTATCTGACACCCGTGCAGTTGCCATTTTATCTACGCTCTTCTTTTGATGCGTCTGCTTCTCTGAGTGGGGTTGCCATTGCGACAATGACCTTTTGCCAAGCGGGTTCTTCTCTCGGTTACGGCTGGTTAAAAGCAAGATTGACGTTTGTGAATATTCTCGCGATCGCGTTTGCCTTCGGCTGCATCGGACACATCATCGTTGCGGTTGCCCCTAGTATTAAGTTTATTGTTTTGGGTTTAGCCGTGAGTGGACTTGGCTTTGGTTTACTGTTTCCCAACTGTAAAGTTTGGGTGACACAAACTGTTGCGCCGAAAATTCGGGGACGAGCCTTAGGCGGGTTAACAACTGCCTTCTATATTGGTGAGTTTCTCTCGCCCTTTGCCAGTCAAACGGCAGTGAAGTGGGTTGGTGCGAGTGGCACTTATGCTCTAGCTAGTGGCATTTTAGGCGTGGTTGCTGTCTTGGCATTGGCTTCCAGTACGAAAACGGCTCTCATGCCTTCACAAGAATCGTTTTCACGTCATTCTTAA
- a CDS encoding MFS transporter: MERSPDSLGVKLTLWLTSTVLIMTGLTISPSLPGMEDYFSDVDNSEFLVRLALTISALLIVIGSPIAGQIVDQFGRKPLLVVSVLIYGLAGGAGLVVDSIWHLIIARAILGFAAGGVATSVTTLIADYYDPTIRSRIMGIQSAFIGAGGFIFSSVGGILANVDWRYPFAIYLSPLLLLPLILFVLYEPPREKTAAVDGSQQQFQIQIPWRLLGLIYIIEFLHLLTFYITPTQLPFYLKTNFSLPSSGSGFAVATLTLSQAVVSLAYAKIRGKLGYLPIVGLAFILAGLGYGIISFALNYTVILFGAMISGFGFGLLMPNAKVWISEKVPEPIRGRSLGGLNTFFFLGEFASPVVVQPLVSAVGIGQGYAVISSSLLLLGAIALGSSLYNASQTNK, from the coding sequence ATGGAACGTTCTCCCGATTCGCTTGGGGTAAAGTTAACGCTTTGGTTAACCAGTACCGTTTTGATTATGACGGGGTTAACTATTTCCCCTTCCTTACCGGGAATGGAAGACTATTTTTCTGATGTTGACAATAGCGAATTTTTAGTCAGGTTAGCGTTAACCATATCGGCGTTACTGATTGTTATTGGTAGCCCGATCGCGGGTCAAATTGTGGATCAATTTGGTCGCAAACCGCTTTTAGTAGTGTCTGTCCTTATTTACGGCTTAGCCGGTGGCGCAGGATTAGTTGTCGATTCCATCTGGCATTTGATTATTGCCCGCGCCATTTTAGGCTTTGCCGCAGGAGGCGTCGCCACCAGTGTCACGACATTAATTGCCGATTATTATGATCCAACAATACGCTCTCGCATCATGGGGATTCAGTCAGCATTTATCGGGGCAGGAGGCTTTATCTTCTCCTCAGTAGGGGGAATTTTGGCGAATGTGGACTGGCGTTATCCCTTTGCCATTTATCTCTCCCCTTTACTGCTGTTGCCGTTGATTCTCTTTGTTTTATATGAGCCGCCACGAGAAAAAACGGCTGCAGTTGATGGCTCACAACAGCAATTTCAAATTCAGATCCCTTGGCGGTTATTGGGATTGATTTACATTATTGAGTTTCTGCACCTACTGACGTTTTATATTACACCCACTCAGTTACCGTTTTATTTGAAAACCAACTTTAGTTTGCCTTCGAGTGGCAGTGGTTTTGCAGTAGCGACCCTAACCCTCTCCCAAGCAGTGGTATCTCTTGCTTATGCCAAAATTAGAGGAAAATTGGGGTATTTACCCATTGTGGGCTTAGCGTTTATTTTAGCGGGGTTGGGGTATGGCATAATTAGTTTTGCTCTCAATTACACTGTGATTCTATTCGGAGCAATGATTAGTGGGTTCGGCTTTGGTTTACTAATGCCCAATGCAAAAGTTTGGATTTCAGAAAAAGTACCCGAACCGATTCGAGGACGGAGTTTAGGGGGACTCAATACCTTCTTCTTTCTCGGTGAATTTGCTTCGCCGGTAGTGGTGCAACCATTGGTGAGTGCAGTCGGAATTGGTCAGGGTTATGCCGTGATTAGTAGTAGTTTGTTACTTTTAGGCGCGATCGCGCTGGGTAGCAGTTTATATAACGCCAGTCAAACGAACAAGTAA
- a CDS encoding Hsp33 family molecular chaperone HslO, translating to MADQLIRGTAADGGIRAVGLISTRLTEEARQRHNLSYVATAALGRAMSSSLLLASNMKQEQSRVNLRIKSNGPLGGLLVDAGVDGTVRGYVQNPTVELPPNDRGKLDVGGAVGQDGYLYVIRDVGYGYPYSSTVELVSGEIGDDVANYLVTSEQTPSALLVGVFVGAEGVTAAGGILLQVLPKSSHDEALIQTLEGRVSQLSGFTPLMRQGKTLSEIFEELLGDMGLHIFPDVQMVRFHCGCTFERMMRALKLLGIAELEDMIEKDEGAEATCHFCGQVYQASREELVELVEKMKVEG from the coding sequence ATGGCAGATCAGTTGATTCGAGGGACAGCAGCAGATGGTGGGATTCGGGCGGTTGGGCTGATTTCAACCCGACTGACAGAAGAAGCCCGACAACGACACAATCTATCTTATGTTGCGACTGCAGCCTTAGGACGTGCGATGTCCTCCAGTTTATTATTGGCTTCAAATATGAAGCAGGAACAGTCGCGCGTCAATCTTCGCATTAAAAGTAATGGTCCCCTTGGTGGACTGTTAGTGGATGCCGGGGTAGATGGTACCGTTCGGGGTTATGTGCAGAATCCTACCGTTGAATTACCGCCTAATGACCGGGGAAAACTCGATGTTGGCGGTGCTGTCGGACAAGATGGCTATCTTTATGTGATTCGAGATGTTGGTTATGGCTATCCCTACTCCAGTACAGTGGAACTTGTTTCTGGAGAAATTGGTGATGATGTGGCAAATTATTTAGTTACTTCGGAACAAACGCCGTCAGCATTGCTGGTTGGGGTATTTGTTGGTGCGGAAGGGGTAACCGCTGCTGGAGGAATTTTATTACAAGTCCTTCCCAAATCATCCCATGATGAAGCGTTAATACAAACCTTAGAAGGAAGAGTGAGTCAATTATCTGGTTTTACTCCCTTAATGCGACAAGGGAAAACCCTATCAGAAATTTTTGAGGAATTATTGGGCGATATGGGATTACACATCTTCCCTGATGTGCAAATGGTGCGCTTCCATTGCGGTTGTACTTTTGAGCGCATGATGCGGGCCTTAAAGTTACTGGGAATCGCCGAGTTAGAGGATATGATTGAAAAAGATGAAGGAGCAGAAGCGACGTGTCACTTCTGCGGGCAAGTTTATCAAGCGAGTCGGGAAGAATTAGTCGAGTTAGTCGAAAAAATGAAAGTGGAAGGCTAA
- a CDS encoding BtpA/SgcQ family protein, producing MDLEQIFQTSHPVIGVVHLLPLPSSPRWGGNLKAVRERAEQEATALAAGGVDGIIIENFFDAPFAKNQVDPAVVSAMTLIVQRVMNLVMLPVGINVLRNDAKSAIAIASCVNAQFIRVNVLTGIMATDQGIIEGEAHDLMRYRRELGSDIGIFADVCVKHAYPLGNPPLATAVQETVERGLADGIIISGGTTGDPPRLEDLETAASVASGKPVLIGSGATWDNVPRLFKAADGVIVASSLKRNGNIHNPIDPIRVSQFVEAVRETENPPEERYPFSAKA from the coding sequence GTGGACTTAGAACAAATTTTTCAAACTTCCCATCCCGTGATTGGTGTTGTACACCTGCTGCCCCTTCCTTCTTCTCCCCGTTGGGGCGGTAACTTAAAAGCTGTCCGAGAACGTGCCGAACAAGAAGCTACGGCTTTAGCTGCCGGTGGTGTTGACGGTATTATTATTGAAAATTTCTTTGATGCTCCTTTTGCTAAAAATCAAGTTGATCCGGCAGTGGTTAGCGCAATGACTTTGATTGTGCAACGGGTGATGAATTTGGTGATGTTACCGGTAGGGATTAATGTTTTGCGCAATGATGCGAAAAGCGCGATCGCGATCGCGTCTTGTGTCAATGCCCAGTTTATTCGGGTGAATGTACTCACCGGTATTATGGCAACCGATCAAGGTATTATTGAAGGGGAAGCCCATGATTTAATGCGCTATCGACGGGAATTGGGCTCAGACATTGGCATTTTTGCTGATGTTTGTGTCAAACATGCCTATCCGTTGGGCAATCCTCCCTTAGCAACGGCAGTACAAGAAACGGTGGAACGAGGGTTAGCAGATGGCATCATTATTTCCGGTGGTACCACTGGTGACCCCCCTCGGTTAGAAGACTTGGAAACTGCGGCTAGTGTGGCTTCTGGTAAACCTGTTTTGATTGGTAGTGGGGCAACGTGGGATAATGTCCCTCGTCTTTTCAAAGCAGCCGATGGTGTGATTGTTGCCAGTTCTCTGAAGCGGAATGGCAATATTCACAATCCCATTGATCCGATTCGAGTTAGTCAATTCGTAGAAGCAGTACGAGAAACCGAAAATCCCCCGGAAGAGCGGTATCCCTTTTCGGCAAAAGCTTGA
- a CDS encoding DUF1815 family protein yields the protein MFTRLAHQHRQFIQDLVMNLQALAIVLERRGYLASCYTCGQEMNSASFMVSLGDNHLIRFLVSDYGITWTELCDDRELMKLEGAEAINQLQELANLVKTQVCTTDIEPHSQSHHLLKTEH from the coding sequence GTGTTTACACGACTAGCTCACCAACATCGCCAATTTATTCAGGACTTGGTCATGAATTTACAAGCCCTCGCGATTGTTCTCGAAAGGCGGGGCTACCTTGCATCTTGCTACACCTGTGGTCAAGAAATGAATAGTGCTTCATTCATGGTTAGCTTAGGCGATAATCACCTCATTCGCTTTCTGGTGTCTGATTATGGGATTACTTGGACAGAACTGTGTGATGACCGCGAACTGATGAAACTAGAAGGTGCAGAAGCGATTAATCAACTTCAAGAGTTGGCGAATTTGGTGAAAACGCAAGTTTGTACCACTGATATTGAACCGCATTCTCAATCTCATCACTTACTAAAAACTGAGCATTAA
- the acpP gene encoding acyl carrier protein has protein sequence MNQETFNKVKGIVAEQLEIQDQETIKPESKFAEDLGADSLDVVELVMALEEEFDIEIPDEAAEKIATVQAAVEYIEEKAATPSS, from the coding sequence ATGAATCAAGAAACATTTAATAAAGTCAAAGGAATTGTTGCTGAACAGCTCGAAATTCAAGATCAAGAAACGATTAAGCCTGAATCCAAATTTGCTGAAGATTTAGGCGCTGATTCCCTGGATGTGGTTGAATTAGTCATGGCTTTAGAAGAGGAATTTGACATCGAAATTCCTGATGAAGCAGCGGAAAAAATTGCCACGGTCCAAGCGGCAGTAGAATACATTGAGGAAAAAGCAGCGACTCCTTCTTCTTAA
- the fabF gene encoding beta-ketoacyl-ACP synthase II gives MANSQNQRVVVTGLGVVAPVGNTLEAYWNALLAGQNGIGKITQFDPSAHGSQIAGEVKGFDPHEYLDRKQAKRMDRFSQFALAASLQALSDAKLEINDLNADQVGVMIGTGIGGIKVLEDQQEVYLNRGPSRCSPFMVPMMIANMAAGLTAIHVGAKGPNSCPVTACAAGSNAVGDAFRVIQRGDAQAMICGGTEAAVTPLTVAGFAAAKALSNRNDDPQHACRPFDKDRNGFVIGEGSGILILESLEHAAARGAKIYGEIVGYGMTCDAYHMTSPTPEGTGAAKAIALALKDGNLKPEDVSYVNAHGTSTAANDVTETKALKKALGESAYRVAISSTKSMTGHLLGGSGGIEAVATVMAIANDKIPPTINLENPDPECDLDYVPQIARERVVNCALSNSFGFGGHNITLAFKKYPSG, from the coding sequence ATGGCAAATTCGCAAAATCAACGAGTGGTAGTGACGGGACTGGGTGTTGTGGCTCCCGTCGGTAATACCTTAGAGGCATACTGGAACGCCCTCTTAGCAGGGCAAAACGGAATTGGCAAAATTACCCAATTTGACCCGAGTGCTCACGGGAGCCAAATTGCAGGGGAAGTCAAGGGATTTGACCCCCATGAATATTTAGACCGCAAGCAAGCCAAACGCATGGATCGGTTTTCTCAATTTGCCTTGGCTGCTAGTTTACAAGCCTTGAGTGATGCCAAGTTAGAAATCAACGACTTGAATGCCGATCAAGTTGGGGTAATGATTGGGACCGGAATTGGTGGGATTAAAGTGCTAGAAGATCAGCAAGAAGTGTATTTGAATCGGGGACCCAGTCGCTGTAGTCCCTTTATGGTACCAATGATGATTGCCAATATGGCAGCTGGCTTAACGGCGATTCATGTGGGGGCAAAAGGACCAAACTCGTGTCCAGTGACCGCTTGTGCAGCGGGTTCAAATGCAGTGGGAGATGCGTTTCGTGTCATCCAACGGGGAGATGCTCAAGCCATGATTTGTGGTGGAACCGAGGCAGCTGTTACCCCTTTGACTGTTGCAGGGTTTGCTGCTGCTAAAGCCCTCTCCAATCGCAATGATGATCCACAACATGCTTGTCGTCCTTTTGATAAAGATCGGAATGGATTTGTCATTGGTGAAGGATCAGGCATCTTGATTCTGGAATCCTTGGAACACGCGGCAGCAAGAGGGGCAAAAATCTATGGCGAAATAGTGGGATATGGGATGACCTGTGATGCTTACCATATGACTTCCCCGACTCCCGAAGGAACAGGAGCTGCTAAAGCGATCGCGCTAGCCCTCAAAGATGGCAATCTCAAGCCCGAAGACGTGAGCTATGTGAATGCTCATGGCACCAGTACCGCTGCTAATGATGTGACTGAAACCAAAGCGCTCAAAAAAGCGCTTGGAGAATCGGCCTATCGGGTAGCGATTAGTTCGACAAAATCCATGACTGGGCATTTACTCGGCGGTTCCGGCGGTATCGAAGCAGTGGCAACAGTCATGGCAATCGCGAATGACAAAATTCCCCCGACAATTAATCTCGAAAATCCTGATCCCGAATGCGATCTCGACTATGTTCCTCAAATTGCCCGGGAGAGAGTTGTCAACTGTGCTTTGTCAAACTCCTTCGGATTTGGGGGGCACAATATTACATTAGCCTTTAAAAAGTATCCTTCTGGTTAA
- the tkt gene encoding transketolase, giving the protein MVAATQSLEQLCINSIRFLAIDAVEKASSGHPGLPMGAAPMAFVLWDKFLRFNPKNPHWFNRDRFVLSGGHGCMLHYALLYLTGYDSVSLDDIKQFRQWESKTPGHPENFMTEGVEVTTGPLGQGISNAVGLAIAEAHLGARFNKPDCELVNHYTYVIATDGDLMEGVSNEACSLAGHLGLGKLIALYDDNHISIDGETELSFTEDRMKRYEALGWHTQVIEDGNTDLEGLEKAIANAKAVKDKPSIIGIRTIIGFGSPNKANSHDVHGAALGKDEVAATRKELGWEYGEFEVPEDALNHFRKAVDRGAEAEREWKQRFAEYKGKYPEEAKNFEQLINGELPAGWEDALPTYTPDDKADATRNQSGAVLNALSPVLPGLLGGSADLAPSNKTYVKSSGDFQKGAYENRNFRFGVREHGMGAICNGIAHHNSGIIPYGATFLIFTDYMRGALRLSALSRAGVIWIMTHDSIGLGEDGPTHQPVEHIASLRAMPNLAVFRPADGNETSAAYKVAVERAVGNPHAPTLLSLSRQKLPNLAGSSIEKAAKGAYVLSDSNGTPELILIGTGSEVELCVNAAEQLRQEGKNVRVVSMPSWELFEEQDQGYKESVLPQVVTKRVAVEAGTTFGWCQYVGAQGAVIGLDRFGVSAPGPVAMENLGFTTANVVATAKKVLG; this is encoded by the coding sequence ATGGTCGCTGCTACTCAATCACTCGAACAACTTTGTATCAATTCAATCCGCTTTCTGGCGATTGATGCCGTCGAAAAAGCCAGTTCAGGACACCCGGGCTTACCGATGGGGGCTGCTCCGATGGCATTTGTCCTCTGGGATAAATTCCTGCGCTTCAACCCGAAAAATCCCCATTGGTTCAATCGCGATCGCTTCGTTCTCTCCGGTGGACATGGGTGTATGTTACATTATGCCCTCCTCTATCTCACCGGTTACGATAGCGTCAGTTTAGATGATATTAAGCAATTCCGTCAATGGGAGTCGAAAACGCCCGGTCACCCTGAAAACTTCATGACCGAAGGGGTAGAAGTGACCACAGGTCCTTTAGGACAAGGAATTTCTAATGCAGTTGGCTTAGCGATTGCAGAAGCTCATTTAGGCGCTCGCTTTAATAAGCCCGATTGTGAACTAGTTAATCACTATACCTATGTGATTGCCACTGATGGTGATTTAATGGAAGGGGTTTCTAACGAAGCCTGTTCTCTCGCGGGACACCTCGGACTCGGCAAACTCATTGCTCTCTACGATGACAACCACATCTCCATTGATGGTGAAACCGAACTCTCCTTCACCGAAGATCGGATGAAACGCTATGAAGCCCTGGGTTGGCATACACAAGTCATTGAAGATGGCAATACCGATCTCGAAGGTTTGGAAAAAGCCATTGCTAATGCCAAAGCAGTGAAAGATAAACCCTCAATTATTGGTATCAGAACCATTATTGGTTTTGGCTCTCCCAATAAAGCCAACAGCCATGATGTTCACGGTGCTGCATTAGGAAAAGATGAAGTCGCAGCAACTCGGAAAGAACTGGGTTGGGAATACGGAGAGTTTGAAGTGCCTGAAGACGCCCTCAACCATTTCCGGAAAGCGGTTGATCGCGGCGCAGAAGCAGAGCGAGAGTGGAAACAACGCTTTGCTGAATATAAGGGCAAATATCCTGAAGAGGCAAAAAACTTCGAGCAACTGATTAATGGTGAACTGCCTGCCGGTTGGGAAGATGCACTGCCCACTTATACCCCCGATGACAAAGCCGATGCAACTCGGAACCAGTCTGGAGCCGTTTTAAATGCGCTTTCTCCTGTCTTACCCGGCTTACTCGGCGGTTCAGCAGACCTCGCCCCTTCTAATAAAACCTACGTTAAATCCAGTGGCGACTTCCAAAAAGGAGCCTACGAAAATCGTAACTTCCGCTTTGGGGTGCGGGAACATGGTATGGGTGCCATTTGTAATGGTATTGCCCATCATAACTCCGGCATTATCCCTTATGGTGCAACCTTCCTGATCTTTACTGATTATATGCGCGGCGCGCTCCGTCTCTCAGCGCTTTCGCGGGCAGGGGTCATCTGGATCATGACCCATGATTCAATTGGTTTAGGAGAAGATGGTCCCACTCACCAACCCGTTGAACATATTGCCTCTTTACGAGCAATGCCGAATTTAGCCGTTTTCCGTCCCGCTGATGGCAATGAAACCTCGGCTGCTTACAAAGTAGCGGTTGAGCGCGCAGTGGGCAATCCTCATGCACCGACTTTACTGTCTCTTTCTCGGCAAAAGCTGCCTAACTTAGCGGGAAGTTCCATTGAGAAAGCAGCGAAGGGCGCTTATGTCCTTTCTGATAGCAACGGTACCCCAGAATTAATCCTGATTGGTACTGGTAGCGAAGTGGAACTCTGTGTGAATGCTGCCGAACAACTCCGTCAAGAGGGCAAAAATGTCCGTGTTGTTTCCATGCCGAGTTGGGAACTATTTGAGGAACAAGACCAAGGATATAAAGAGTCCGTCTTACCTCAAGTAGTGACGAAGCGAGTAGCGGTAGAAGCAGGAACGACCTTCGGTTGGTGCCAGTATGTTGGCGCACAAGGCGCGGTCATTGGTCTTGATCGCTTTGGCGTTTCCGCCCCTGGTCCGGTTGCGATGGAAAATCTTGGCTTTACCACAGCGAATGTGGTCGCAACAGCGAAGAAAGTTCTCGGTTAG